Proteins from a single region of Catenulispora acidiphila DSM 44928:
- a CDS encoding glycerophosphodiester phosphodiesterase family protein, with protein MSASTARHAFLDHPGPIPFAHRGGADGPAGENTLSAFKIAADTGYRYLETDVHATSDGVLLAFHDRRLQRVTDAKGRIKTLTAAEAAIARIGDDPIPTMAELLEAFPDARFNIDVKEPNAIEPLTALLRRTDAVERVCISSFSDTRLNAMRAAFGPELCTSAGPREAFRIWRASRRLKLGETPDPAALPHVAAACLQVPPALGRIVVVDDRLLAAAHAAGLPVHVWTVNEASDMERLLDLGADGIMTDRLDTLKTVLTKRGTWS; from the coding sequence ATGTCCGCCAGCACCGCCCGCCACGCGTTCCTCGACCATCCCGGACCCATCCCGTTCGCCCACCGGGGCGGCGCGGACGGCCCGGCCGGGGAGAACACGCTGTCCGCGTTCAAGATCGCCGCCGACACCGGCTACCGGTATCTGGAGACGGACGTGCACGCCACCTCCGACGGCGTCCTGCTCGCCTTCCACGACCGGCGGCTGCAACGCGTCACCGACGCCAAGGGGCGCATCAAGACGCTCACCGCCGCCGAGGCCGCCATCGCCCGCATCGGCGACGACCCGATCCCGACGATGGCCGAACTGCTGGAGGCCTTCCCCGACGCGCGCTTCAACATCGACGTCAAGGAGCCGAACGCGATCGAGCCGCTGACCGCGCTGCTGCGGCGCACCGACGCGGTCGAGCGGGTCTGCATCAGCTCCTTCTCCGACACCCGGCTGAACGCGATGCGCGCGGCGTTCGGACCCGAGCTGTGCACCAGCGCCGGTCCGCGCGAGGCGTTCCGCATCTGGCGTGCCTCGCGCAGACTGAAGCTCGGCGAGACGCCGGATCCGGCCGCGCTGCCCCACGTCGCGGCGGCGTGTCTCCAGGTCCCGCCGGCTCTGGGACGCATCGTCGTGGTCGACGACCGGCTGCTCGCCGCCGCCCACGCCGCCGGACTGCCGGTGCACGTGTGGACCGTCAACGAGGCCTCTGACATGGAACGGTTGCTGGACCTGGGCGCGGACGGCATCATGACCGACCGGCTGGACACGCTCAAAACCGTGCTGACGAAACGGGGGACCTGGTCCTGA